The following coding sequences are from one Musa acuminata AAA Group cultivar baxijiao chromosome BXJ1-6, Cavendish_Baxijiao_AAA, whole genome shotgun sequence window:
- the LOC135676024 gene encoding receptor-like protein EIX1, whose amino-acid sequence MANPRRSTRLWLTSILLFVLTTTASAKGCTEVERDALLTFRARIVDPSHRMSSWRRLVDCCRWNGVVCDDTTGRVVELNLQNSEDMTVEANQAALRGEISPSLLSLTHLDRLDLNHNDFGGSPIPTFLGSFPKLTYLNLSWSNFSGAIPPQLGNLSSLRSLDLHSYGLSSDRLHWLSRLSSLRYLDMSGVNLSMASHDWLHSVNMLSSLVELHLPYCGLTDLPSSLSHVNLTTLTILDLCGNLFNSTFPNWLLELRNLSYLVLGDSKLHGELPAGIGRLTRLTQLDLSANSLSGPLPAEIWSSRSLTSIDLSFNSFRGPMQVEAGNRTSLSQVYLINCSLTGRIPAAIGSLTRLKELHLSGNRLTGPIPAEIGNLTALTTLDLGQNSLYGSVPPEIGKLSNLTSLDLSLNSLKGTMSELHLANLAKLDVLYLYRNSLDIAIGHDWIPPFQLETIGLDSCKLGPSFPRWLRSQESIVDLNLSTRVSRTLCLTGSGILLPRPLWS is encoded by the coding sequence ATGGCCAATCCCAGGAGAAGCACGCGTCTCTGGCTCACCAGCATTCTGCTCTTCGTGCTCACAACCACGGCGTCGGCCAAGGGGTgcactgaggtggagagggacgcCCTCCTCACCTTCAGAGCCCGCATCGTAGATCCGTCCCACCGCATGTCCTCGTGGCGTCGCCTAGTAGACTGCTGCAGATGGAACGGCGTGGTGTGCGACGACACCACAGGCCGCGTCGTGGAGCTCAACCTCCAGAATTCGGAGGACATGACTGTCGAGGCGAATCAGGCGGCTCTGCGGGGTGAGATCAGTCCGTCCTTGCTCTCTTTAACGCATTTGGATCGCTTGGATCTCAATCACAATGACTTCGGGGGGTCACCGATCCCCACCTTCCTGGGCTCTTTCCCCAAGCTCACGTATCTCAACCTCTCCTGGTCCAACTTCAGCGGAGCCATTCCGCCCCAGCTGGGCAACCTGTCCAGCCTCCGCTCGCTCGATCTCCATTCGTATGGCTTATCGAGCGATCGCCTGCACTGGCTCTCGCGTCTCTCTTCCTTGAGATACCTCGACATGAGCGGTGTGAACCTTTCCATGGCCTCCCACGATTGGCTTCACTCAGTGAACATGTTGTCCTCACTGGTGGAGCTACATTTACCATACTGTGGCCTCACCGAcctcccctcttctctttcccatgtcaaCCTCACGACGTTGACCATTCTCGATCTCTGTGGCAACCTCTTCAACTCTACCTTCCCCAACTGGCTTCTAGAACTCCGCAACCTGTCCTATCTTGTTCTTGGCGATTCAAAGTTGCATGGCGAGCTACCTGCTGGGATCGGGAGATTGACTCGTCTGACGCAGCTTGACCTCAGCGCTAATTCACTCTCTGGTCCTCTCCCCGCGGAGATTTGGAGTTCGAGGAGTCTAACAAGCATCGACCTCAGCTTTAATTCCTTCAGAGGTCCCATGCAAGTGGAAGCAGGGAATCGGACTAGTCTCTCACAGGTATATCTGATCAACTGCTCACTCACTGGCCGCATCCCTGCTGCGATTGGGAGTTTGACTCGTCTCAAGGAGCTGCACCTCAGTGGCAATCGACTCACTGGTCCCATACCTGCCGAGATTGGTAATTTGACTGCTCTAACAACGCTCGACTTGGGTCAGAATTCTCTCTATGGATCCGTACCACCTGAGATCGGCAAGCTTTCCAACCTAACCTCTCTTGATCTCTCCCTCAATTCCCTGAAAGGTACCATGTCCGAACTCCATCTCGCCAACCTTGCCAAGCTAGATGTCTTATACTTGTACAGGAACTCCTTGGACATCGCAATAGGCCATGACTGGATTCCACCTTTCCAACTCGAGACAATCGGTCTGGATTCCTGTAAGCTGGGCCCTTCGTTTCCCAGATGGCTGCGCTCACAGGAATCCATCGTGGATTTGAATTTGTCAACACGAGTATCGAGGACACTTTGCCTGACTGGTTCTGGAATTCTTCTTCCTCGTCCATTATGGTCATAA
- the LOC135675420 gene encoding receptor-like protein 37, translating to MASCTRTTHPVPRHYSFGLWITSILLFTAATTPTTKGCVEGERDALLDFKTGIVKDPSSRLSSWRGRVDCCRWSGVVCDDTTGHVVELNLNPDYLNNETSIGGEIRPSLLLLTHLERLNLSHNDLSTDGLHWLSRLTSLRYLDMSFVNLSMASHDWLQAVNMLSSLEELHLHDCGLTDIPSSLSHVNLTALATLDISDNLFNSTIPKWLWKLHRLSYLDLSFSMFHGAIPAGIGNLADLRELHLSDNSLSGPVPTEIGNLNSLELINLTNNLLSGSLPTEIGKLSNLNILSLSSNSLEGTVSELHFARLTKLSELDLSENSLVISVDYNWVPPFQLRSIQLKSCKLGPAFPRWLRSQNSIEDLGMSNTSIEDVLPDWFWNNSASSINLSQNQINGTLPTSLEDMTNLAILKLSMNLLEGPIPRLPPYLRYFHAFTSCAYGKGRLTESTLGHFRSSLTRLVHQKVGDEERMEKSLRVRSQQPWKLLRRHAVGDSNRLATGVNFDKDR from the exons ATGGCCTCTTGCACCAGAACCACACACCCTGTGCCTCGGCACTACTCTTTCGGGCTTTGGATTACGAGCATTCTTTTGTTCACGGCGGCAACAACGCCGACGACGAAGGGGTGCGTAGAGGGCGAGAGGGACGCCCTCCTCGACTTCAAAACCGGCATCGTCAAGGATCCTTCCAGCCGTTTGTCATCATGGCGAGGCCGAGTAGACTGCTGCAGATGGAGCGGGGTGGTCTGTGACGACACAACCGGCCATGTCGTGGAGCTTAACCTCAATCCAGACTATCTAAACAATGAGACGTCTATCGGAGGTGAGATCAGACCATCCTTGCTCCTGCTAACTCATTTGGAGCGTCTCAACCTCAGCCACAATGACTTGTCGACCGATGGCCTGCACTGGCTCTCGCGTCTCACTTCCTTGAGATACCTCGACATGAGCTTTGTGAACCTTTCCATGGCCTCCCACGATTGGCTTCAAGCAGTGAACATGTTGTCCTCACTAGAGGAGCTACATTTACATGACTGTGGCCTCACCGACATcccctcttctctttcccatgtcaaCCTCACAGCACTGGCCACTCTGGACATCAGTGACAACCTCTTCAACTCCACCATCCCCAAATGGCTATGGAAACTCCACAGACTCTCTTATCTTGATCTCAGTTTTTCTATGTTTCATGGTGCCATACCCGCTGGGATTGGAAATTTGGCCGATCTAAGAGAACTTCATCTTAGTGATAATTCACTTTCAGGTCCCGTACCCACTGAGATTGGAAATTTGAATAGTCTAGAACTTATCAATCTCACGAATAATTTACTCTCTGGATCGTTACCTACTGAGATCGGCAAGCTTTCCAACCTCAATAttctttctctctctagtaaTTCCCTAGAGGGCACCGTGTCTGAACTCCATTTCGCTCGCTTAACCAAACTAAGTGAGCTCGATCTATCTGAAAACTCCCTAGTCATCTCAGTAGACTATAATTGGGTTCCTCCTTTTCAACTCCGATCCATTCAACTGAAGTCTTGTAAGTTGGGGCCTGCATTTCCAAGATGGCTCCGTTCACAAAACTCCATTGAGGATTTGGGTATGTCGAACACAAGCATCGAGGACGTCTTGCCTGATTGGTTTTGGAATAATTCTGCTTCATCTATAAATCTCTCCCAAAATCAGATTAATGGTACTTTGCCAACTTCCTTGGAGGATATGACAAACCTGGCCATTCTGAAACTAAGTATGAATTTGCTTGAAGGCCCTATTCCTCGTTTGCCACCTTACTTGcgttattt TCATGCTTTCACGTCATGTGCTTATGGAAAAGGAAGACTGACCGAGTCAACGTTGGGGCATTTCCGTAGCAGTCTCACACGTCTCGTCCATCAAAAAGTAGGAGATGAAGAAAGGATGGAGAAGTCACTTCGAGTCCGTTCGCAGCAGCCGTGGAAGCTTCTTCGAAGGCACGCGGTGGGGGACTCGAACCGCTTGGCGACCGGAGTCAACTTTGACAAGGATCGGTGA
- the LOC135675423 gene encoding receptor-like protein EIX2 gives MASCSRSTHPVPRHNSFGLWLTSILLFTAATTPTTKGCVEGERDALLDFKTGIVKDPSSRLSSWQGRVDCCRWSGVVCDNRTGHVVELNLQNSNPYNYETSIGGEIRPSLLLLTHLERLNLSYNDFGGIQIPKFLGSLTELTYLDLSSSNFSGAIPPQLGNLSRLRYLDLNSLYDLTIDGLHWLSRLTSLRYLDMSLMKLSMSSHNWLQAVNMLSSLEELHLQDCGLTNLHSSLSHVNLTTLATLDLHRNLFNSTFPNWLWKLHNLSYLDLSSSMLHGAISAGIGKLTGLRELHLSDNSLSGPVPTEIGICNSLKLIDLRDNSLFGPIPAGIGNLTGLRKLYLDHNSLFGVIPAGIGNLTSLGVLYLNDNSLSGPIPVEIGNLTGLGELYLNVNSLSGPVPIEIGKLSNLTILSLSSNSLEGEIPIEIGSLSMLQTLNLSRNNFVGQIPAAIGAMKSLETLDLSFNKLSGVIPQSFSALNSLNHLNLSYNNLSGAIPSGNQLRTLEDASIYIGNVHLCGPPVTKSCSDDPNVDSTEEEYEQGSHVLSFYFGTGLGYLVGLWSVFVIMLFKKDWRLFYFATVDKMYDKAYVAIKIRMRNWHDAAGRM, from the exons ATGGCCTCTTGCAGCAGAAGCACACACCCTGTGCCACGGCACAACTCTTTCGGGCTTTGGCTTACGAGCATTCTTTTGTTCACGGCGGCAACAACGCCGACGACGAAGGGGTGCGTAGAGGGCGAGAGGGACGCCCTCCTCGACTTCAAAACCGGCATCGTCAAGGATCCTTCCAGCCGTTTGTCATCATGGCAAGGCCGAGTAGACTGCTGCAGATGGAGCGGGGTGGTTTGTGACAACAGAACCGGCCATGTCGTGGAGCTCAACCTCCAGAATTCCAACCCTTATAACTATGAGACGTCTATCGGAGGTGAGATCAGACCATCCTTGCTCCTTCTAACTCATTTGGAGCGCCTCAACCTCAGCTACAATGACTTCGGTGGGATCCAAATCCCGAAATTTTTGGGTTCCCTTACCGAGTTGACGTATCTCGACCTCTCCTCGTCCAACTTCAGCGGAGCCATTCCTCCCCAGCTGGGCAACCTGTCCAGGCTCCGCTATCTCGACCTAAATTCACTATATGACTTAACGATCGATGGCCTGCACTGGCTCTCGCGTCTCACTTCCTTGAGATACCTCGACATGAGCTTAATGAAACTTTCCATGTCCTCCCACAATTGGCTTCAAGCGGTGAACATGTTGTCCTCACTAGAGGAGCTACATTTACAAGACTGTGGCCTCACCAATCTCcactcttctctttcccatgtcaaCCTCACGACACTGGCCACTCTCGATCTCCATCGCAACCTCTTCAACTCCACCTTCCCCAACTGGCTATGGAAACTCCACAACCTCTCTTATCTTGATCTCAGTTCTTCTATGCTTCATGGTGCCATATCTGCTGGGATTGGAAAATTGACTGGTCTAAGAGAACTTCATCTTAGTGATAATTCACTTTCAGGTCCCGTGCCCACTGAGATTGGAATTTGTAATAGTCTAAAACTTATCGATCTGCGTGATAATTCACTCTTTGGACCCATACCTGCTGGGATTGGGAATTTGACTGGTCTAAGAAAGCTTTATCTTGATCATAATTCACTCTTCGGAGTCATACCTGCTGGGATTGGGAATTTGACTAGTCTAGGAGTGCTTTATCTTAACGATAATTCACTTTCAGGTCCCATACCTGTTGAGATTGGGAATTTGACTGGTCTAGGAGAGCTTTATCTTAACGTAAATTCACTTTCAGGTCCCGTACCCATTGAGATCGGCAAGCTTTCCAACCTCACTATTCTTTCTCTGTCTAGTAATTCCCTGGAGG GAGAAATCCCCATAGAAATTGGGTCTCTTTCAATGCTCCAAACTTTAAATCTATCAAGAAACAATTTTGTCGGCCAAATTCCAGCGGCAATTGGTGCCATGAAATCATTGGAAACTCTGGATCTGTCATTCAATAAGTTATCCGGAGTCATTCCTCAAAGCTTTTCTGCGCTGAATTCTCTGAACCACTTGAATCTGTCTTACAACAATCTATCGGGAGCGATTCCATCGGGGAATCAACTTCGGACGCTGGAGGATGCATCCATTTATATCGGAAATGTCCATCTCTGTGGACCTCCGGTGACCAAGAGTTGCTCCGACGATCCCAACGTCGATTCGACGGAGGAGGAGTACGAACAAGGATCTCATGTGCTGTCATTTTACTTTGGTACCGGGCTCGGATATTTGGTCGGCTTATGGAGTGTGTTCGTGATCATGCTGTTCAAGAAAGATTGGAGGCTCTTCTATTTTGCAACGGTGGACAAGATGTACGACAAAGCGTATGTGGCAATCAAGATAAGAATGCGAAATTGGCATGACGCAGCTGGTCGAATGTGA
- the LOC135675424 gene encoding receptor-like protein EIX2 has product MFLNLSSNLFQGLIPVSPPLLQALDLSSNALSGPLPSTFAPVSEYLFFSNNHINGSIPSYVCTLQLLSALDLSNNQISGEIPRCWQEANELWFINLANNKLGGKIPNSIGNLTKLRSLHLNNNRLHGYLPPSLQSCSQLAVIDLGRNHFWGNIPAWIGQSFRYLEVLSLRSNMLSGNIPPQLGQLSNLQIIDFADNKLSGIIPRSFGNFSAIISMSKSMSSTFTTDMELSPFRESITLSIKSPFRDNITLSTKGREVTFSSILYLVKSIDLSNNSLTGAIPTEIGYLYALQTLNLSRNSIGGMIPSTIGGMKSLETLDLSFNDLSGSIPRSFSGLNYLSDLNLSYNNLSGAIPSGYQLQTLAASSYIGNANLCGPPVSKSCLEKTNINATYEEEEEGFHAFSFYFGITLGYLVGQWCVFIIMLFKEDWRMFYFRMIDRLYDKACVAIKIKINGWRINKGERRTQK; this is encoded by the coding sequence ATGTTCCTAAATTTGAGCTCTAATCTGTTCCAAGGTCTCATCCCTGTTTCGCCACCACTCCTACAAGCACTGGATCTATCAAGCAACGCTCTCTCAGGACCGCTACCATCGACCTTTGCACCGGTGTCGGAATACTTGTTCTTCTCAAACAACCATATTAACGGGAGTATACCATCCTACGTCTGCACTTTGCAGCTGCTCTCTGCCCTCGATCTGTCGAACAATCAAATCTCAGGAGAAATACCTCGGTGTTGGCAAGAGGCAAATGAACTTTGGTTTATCAATCTGGCGAATAATAAGCTCGGTGGAAAGATTCCTAACTCCATCGGAAACTTGACCAAGCTCAGGTCCTTGCACCTGAATAACAACCGCCTCCATGGATATCTTCCACCATCGTTGCAAAGTTGTAGCCAGTTAGCTGTCATCGACCTCGGTCGCAACCATTTTTGGGGCAACATACCGGCATGGATCGGACAAAGCTTTCGATATCTGGAGGTACTGTCGCTACGCTCGAATATGTTGTCAGGCAACATTCCGCCACAGCTTGGTCAACTAAGTAATCTTCAGATCATTGACTTTGCCGATAACAAGCTATCAGGGATCATACCACGCTCATTTGGTAATTTCAGCGCCATAATTTCCATGTCAAAGTCGATGTCTTCCACTTTTACGACCGACATGGAGTTGTCTCCGTTCCGCGAAAGCATAACTCTATCTATAAAGTCTCCGTTCCGAGACAACATAACTCTATCTACAAAGGGACGAGAAGTAACCTTTTCGTCTATTCTATATCTTGTGAAGAGCATCGACCTTTCAAATAATTCTCTGACCGGAGCAATCCCCACGGAGATCGGGTACCTTTACGCACTTCAAACTTTAAATCTATCAAGAAATAGCATTGGAGGTATGATTCCGAGTACTATTGGCGGAATGAAATCACTGGAAACTCTTGACTTATCATTCAATGACTTGTCCGGATCCATTCCTCGAAGCTTTTCAGGCCTGAATTATCTGAGTGACTTGAATCTGTCTTATAACAATCTATCAGGAGCCATTCCATCGGGTTATCAACTTCAAACACTTGCAGCATCCAGTTACATCGGTAATGCGAATCTTTGTGGCCCTCCGGTTAGCAAGAGTTGCCTCGAGAAGACAAATATCAATGCGAcatacgaggaggaggaagaaggatttCATGCCTTTTCATTTTACTTTGGCATCACACTCGGTTATTTGGTTGGACAGTGGTGCGTGTTTATCATCATGCTATTTAAGGAAGATTGGAGGATGTTTTATTTTCGAATGATTGATCGATTATATGACAAAGCGTGTGTGGCAATCAAGATAAAGATCAACGGATGGAGGATCAATAAAGGAGAGAGACGTACTCAAAAGTGA
- the LOC135675419 gene encoding receptor-like protein EIX2, translating to MEAERDALLAFKAGILDPSRRLSSWRRPVDCCRWSGVVCDNTTGHVVQLNLQNAEAYYDNSTVLGGEIGPSLLSLTHLRRLNLTQNDFGGARIPKFLGSFGRLRYLDLSYSNFGGAIPPQLGNLSTLRYLRLSSYNLRIDAGDDLQWLSRLSSLTFLQMNFVNLSTASPDWLRAVNQLPSLQQLYLSGCGLTALPDSLSRVNLTALTTLDLRGNFFNSTFPSWLFELRSLSYLAISNSELYGTVPAGFGNLTRLAQLDLSGNSLSGSIPVDLWSLASLTTLDLSHNSFTSPLLPQIGNTTSLSQLNLVQCFLVGSIPAEIGRLTSLTELRLSGNSLSGRIPAEIGNLSSVTQLDLGHNSLSGLIPVEIGKLSDLSTLDLSDNSLEGTMSELHFVNLTELVALYAYANPLTIRFDHDWVPPFQLQSIKVDTCDLGPAFPRWLRSQEFLTDIDLSNTSIEDTLPDWFWNSSSSTIMDINLSHNKIGGVLPASLESMATLMLLNLSSNLFRGRIPVLPPNLQALDLSSNSLSGSLPSTISSQLGYLFLSHNYLHGSIPSSYVCDLQQLYALDLSNNQISGEIPRCRPEGSQLLFVNLANNKLRGKIPDSIGNLGNLQFLHLNNNSLFGRIPSSLKNCSRLAVIDLGNNKFSGSIPAWIGQSLRNLQVLLLRSNMFSGHIPLQLGRSSNLQIIDLSNNRLSGSVPHSFGNFSAMISASKSMASTVSNIMNFVLSSFVASESISLVTKGDEFSFSTILRFVKSIDLSNNDLSGVIPPEIGSLFALQTLNLSRNSFEGMIPKTMGDMKSLETLDLSFNKLSGVIPESFSALNSLNHLNLSYNNLSGAIPSGNQLQTLEDASIYIGNVHLCGPPVTKSCSDDPNVDSTEEEYKQGSHVLSFYFGTGLGYLVGLWSVFVVMLFKKDWRLFYFATVDKMYDKAYVAVRIRMRN from the coding sequence ATGGAGGCGGAGAGGGACGCCCTCCTCGCCTTCAAAGCCGGCATCCTCGACCCATCCCGCCGCTTGTCCTCGTGGCGTCGCCCAGTGGACTGCTGCAGATGGAGCGGCGTGGTGTGCGACAACACCACGGGCCACGTCGTGCAGCTCAACCTCCAGAATGCGGAGGCTTACTACGACAATTCGACGGTGTTGGGGGGTGAGATCGGTCCATCTTtgctttctctaactcatttgCGCCGCTTGAATCTCACTCAGAACGACTTCGGCGGCGCCCGAATCCCCAAGTTCTTGGGTTCTTTTGGGAGACTCAGATATCTGGATCTCTCTTATTCCAATTTCGGCGGAGCCATTCCTCCCCAGCTGGGTAACCTGTCAACCCTCCGCTATCTGAGGCTGTCCTCGTACAACTTAAGGATCGACGCGGGGGACGACCTACAGTGGCTCTCGCGTCTATCTTCTCTAACATTCCTCCAAATGAACTTTGTGAACCTCAGCACGGCCTCTCCCGATTGGCTACGAGCCGTGAACCAGCTGCCCTCCCTGCAACAACTCTATCTGTCAGGCTGTGGTCTCACTGCCCTCCCCGACTCTCTTTCCCGCGTCAACCTCACGGCTCTCACCACCCTCGATCTCCGTGGCAACTTCTTCAACTCCACCTTTCCCAGCTGGCTTTTTGAACTCCGTAGCCTCTCCTATCTCGCGATCAGCAATTCTGAATTGTATGGCACCGTACCTGCCGGGTTTGGGAACTTGACTCGTCTCGCGCAGCTCGACCTTAGCGGCAACTCGCTTTCCGGTTCCATACCTGTCGATCTCTGGAGTTTGGCCAGTCTAACCACACTTGATCTCAGCCACAATTCATTTACGAGTCCCCTTCTACCTCAAATCGGGAACACGACAAGTCTGTCGCAGCTAAACCTCGTTCAGTGCTTCCTCGTTGGTTCCATCCCTGCCGAGATTGGGCGCTTGACCAGTCTTACGGAATTACGCTTAAGCGGCAATTCACTTTCTGGTCGAATCCCTGCCGAGATTGGGAATCTGTCCAGCGTAACGCAGCTCGACTTGGGTCATAATTCACTCTCCGGACTGATACCGGTTGAgatcggcaagctttccgacCTTTCCACCCTTGATCTCTCCGATAACTCCCTGGAGGGCACCATGTCCGAACTCCATTTCGTGAACCTAACCGAGTTGGTCGCCCTGTACGCTTACGCCAACCCTTTGACCATCCGATTCGACCACGACTGGGTGCCCCCTTTTCAACTTCAATCCATCAAAGTTGATACCTGTGACTTGGGTCCCGCGTTTCCCAGGTGGCTCCGTTCTCAGGAATTCCTCACTGATATTGATCTGTCCAACACAAGCATCGAAGACACACTGCCTGATTGGTTTTggaattcttcttcttccaccattATGGACATAAATCTGTCCCACAATAAGATCGGTGGAGTTTTGCCGGCATCCTTGGAGAGTATGGCCACCTTGATGCTCTTGAATTTGAGCTCCAATCTCTTTCGAGGTCGCATTCCTGTTTTGCCACCAAACCTACAAGCGCTGGACTTGTCCAGCAATTCTTTGTCGGGATCGCTACCCTCGACCATCTCATCACAGTTGGGCTACCTGTTCCTCTCCCACAACTATCTTCATGGAAGCATACCGTCGTCCTACGTCTGCGACCTGCAGCAACTTTATGCCCTTGATCTATCCAACAATCAAATATCAGGAGAAATCCCGCGTTGTCGGCCGGAGGGATCACAACTTTTGTTTGTCAATCTGGCGAACAACAAGCTACGAGGAAAGATTCCTGACTCCATCGGAAACTTGGGCAACCTTCAGTTCCTGCACTTAAACAACAACAGCCTCTTCGGACGTATTCCTTCGTCGCTGAAAAATTGCAGTCGGCTGGCTGTCATTGATCTCGGCAACAACAAATTCTCGGGAAGTATTCCAGCGTGGATCGGACAAAGTTTACGGAATCTGCAAGTACTCCTACTGCGCTCAAATATGTTTTCGGGCCATATTCCTCTGCAACTTGGACGATCTAGTAATCTTCAAATCATCGATCTCTCCAACAACAGACTATCGGGATCGGTACCGCACTCTTTCGGCAACTTCAGCGCGATGATCTCCGCGTCGAAGTCGATGGCTTCTACGGTTtcgaacattatgaattttgtgtTATCCTCTTTCGTGGCAAGCGAGAGTATATCTCTGGTTACCAAGGGCGATGAGTTCAGCTTCTCCACCATTCTCCGATTTGTGAAGAGCATAGATCTTTCGAACAATGATCTGAGCGGAGTGATTCCTCCGGAAATCGGTTCTCTTTTTGCGCTTCAAACATTGAATTTGTCGAGAAATAGTTTTGAAGGCATGATTCCGAAAACAATGGGCGATATGAAGTCATTGGAAACTCTGGACCTATCATTCAATAAGTTATCCGGAGTCATTCCTGAAAGCTTTTCGGCGCTGAATTCTCTGAACCACTTGAATCTGTCTTACAACAATCTATCGGGAGCGATTCCATCGGGGAATCAACTTCAGACGCTGGAGGATGCATCCATTTATATCGGAAATGTCCATCTCTGTGGTCCTCCGGTGACCAAGAGTTGCTCCGACGATCCCAACGTCGATTCGACAGAAGAGGAGTACAAACAAGGATCTCATGTGCTGTCATTTTACTTTGGTACCGGGCTCGGATATTTGGTCGGCTTATGGagtgtgttcgtcgtcatgctgTTCAAGAAAGATTGGAGGCTCTTCTATTTTGCAACGGTGGACAAGATGTACGACAAAGCGTATGTGGCAGTCAGGATAAGAATGCGAAATTGA
- the LOC103988310 gene encoding receptor-like protein EIX2, whose translation MATPRPAISQYTMHSPNSMASCSRSTHPVPRHNSFGLWLTSILLFTAATTPTTKGCVEGERDALLDFKTGIVKDPSSRLSSWQGRVDCCRWSGVVCDNRTGHVVELNLQNSNPYNYETSIGGEIRPSLLLLTHLERLNLSYNDFGGIQIPKFLGSLTELTYLDLSSSNFSGAIPPQLGNLSRLRYLDLNSLYDLTIDGLHWLSRLTSLRYLDMSLMKLSMSSHNWLQAVNMLSSLEELHLQDCGLTNLHSSLSHVNLTTLATLDLHRNLFNSTFPNWLWKLHNLSYLDLSSSMLHGAISAGIGKLTGLRELHLSDNSLSGPVPTEIGICNSLKLIDLRDNSLFGPIPAGIGNLTGLRKLYLDHNSLFGVIPAGIGNLTSLGVLYLNDNSLSGPIPVEIGNLTGLGELYLNVNSLSGPVPIEIGKLSNLTILSLSSNSLEGEIPIEIGSLSMLQTLNLSRNNFVGQIPAAIGAMKSLETLDLSFNKLSGVIPQSFSALNSLNHLNLSYNNLSGAIPSGNQLRTLEDASIYIGNVHLCGPPVTKSCSDDPNVDSTEEEYEQGSHVLSFYFGTGLGYLVGLWSVFVIMLFKKDWRLFYFATVDKMYDKAYVAIKIRMRNWHDAAGRM comes from the exons ATGGCGACGCCACGGCCTGCCATCTCTCAGTACACTATGCATTCACCAAATAGCATGGCCTCTTGCAGCAGAAGCACACACCCTGTGCCACGGCACAACTCTTTCGGGCTTTGGCTTACGAGCATTCTTTTGTTCACGGCGGCAACAACGCCGACGACGAAGGGGTGCGTAGAGGGCGAGAGGGACGCCCTCCTCGACTTCAAAACCGGCATCGTCAAGGATCCTTCCAGCCGTTTGTCATCATGGCAAGGCCGAGTAGACTGCTGCAGATGGAGCGGGGTGGTTTGTGACAACAGAACCGGCCATGTCGTGGAGCTCAACCTCCAGAATTCCAACCCTTATAACTATGAGACGTCTATCGGAGGTGAGATCAGACCATCCTTGCTCCTTCTAACTCATTTGGAGCGCCTCAACCTCAGCTACAATGACTTCGGTGGGATCCAAATCCCGAAATTTTTGGGTTCCCTTACCGAGTTGACGTATCTCGACCTCTCCTCGTCCAACTTCAGCGGAGCCATTCCTCCCCAGCTGGGCAACCTGTCCAGGCTCCGCTATCTCGACCTAAATTCACTATATGACTTAACGATCGATGGCCTGCACTGGCTCTCGCGTCTCACTTCCTTGAGATACCTCGACATGAGCTTAATGAAACTTTCCATGTCCTCCCACAATTGGCTTCAAGCGGTGAACATGTTGTCCTCACTAGAGGAGCTACATTTACAAGACTGTGGCCTCACCAATCTCcactcttctctttcccatgtcaaCCTCACGACACTGGCCACTCTCGATCTCCATCGCAACCTCTTCAACTCCACCTTCCCCAACTGGCTATGGAAACTCCACAACCTCTCTTATCTTGATCTCAGTTCTTCTATGCTTCATGGTGCCATATCTGCTGGGATTGGAAAATTGACTGGTCTAAGAGAACTTCATCTTAGTGATAATTCACTTTCAGGTCCCGTGCCCACTGAGATTGGAATTTGTAATAGTCTAAAACTTATCGATCTGCGTGATAATTCACTCTTTGGACCCATACCTGCTGGGATTGGGAATTTGACTGGTCTAAGAAAGCTTTATCTTGATCATAATTCACTCTTCGGAGTCATACCTGCTGGGATTGGGAATTTGACTAGTCTAGGAGTGCTTTATCTTAACGATAATTCACTTTCAGGTCCCATACCTGTTGAGATTGGGAATTTGACTGGTCTAGGAGAGCTTTATCTTAACGTAAATTCACTTTCAGGTCCCGTACCCATTGAGATCGGCAAGCTTTCCAACCTCACTATTCTTTCTCTGTCTAGTAATTCCCTGGAGG GAGAAATCCCCATAGAAATTGGGTCTCTTTCAATGCTCCAAACTTTAAATCTATCAAGAAACAATTTTGTCGGCCAAATTCCAGCGGCAATTGGTGCCATGAAATCATTGGAAACTCTGGATCTGTCATTCAATAAGTTATCCGGAGTCATTCCTCAAAGCTTTTCTGCGCTGAATTCTCTGAACCACTTGAATCTGTCTTACAACAATCTATCGGGAGCGATTCCATCGGGGAATCAACTTCGGACGCTGGAGGATGCATCCATTTATATCGGAAATGTCCATCTCTGTGGACCTCCGGTGACCAAGAGTTGCTCCGACGATCCCAACGTCGATTCGACGGAGGAGGAGTACGAACAAGGATCTCATGTGCTGTCATTTTACTTTGGTACCGGGCTCGGATATTTGGTCGGCTTATGGAGTGTGTTCGTGATCATGCTGTTCAAGAAAGATTGGAGGCTCTTCTATTTTGCAACGGTGGACAAGATGTACGACAAAGCGTATGTGGCAATCAAGATAAGAATGCGAAATTGGCATGACGCAGCTGGTCGAATGTGA